In one window of Oryza sativa Japonica Group chromosome 9, ASM3414082v1 DNA:
- the LOC4347735 gene encoding probable 26S proteasome non-ATPase regulatory subunit 3: MPEDVEMNDSQPQPAAAPPPAASTLQHLKEIASVIEAGSLTKEVRRISRAVRLTVALRRRLAARDVAAFLAFALPHSSEAFARLSSLLPKEDGSEMDVDLAAPAAQVSIKHGLPEIEIYCYLLVLIFLIDNKKYDEAKACASASITRLKNLNRRTVDVLASRVFTYYSYVHELTSSLAEIRGTLLALHRMATLHRDELGQETLLNLLLRNYLHYNLYDQAEKLRSKAPRFEAHSNQQFCRYLFYLGKIRTIQLEYTDAKESLLQAARKAPTTARGFRVQCNKWAIIVRLLLGEIPERTVFMQKGMKAALAPYFELTNAVRVGDLELFRAVAEKFASTFSADRTRNLIVRLRHNVIRTGLRNISISYSRISLADIAKKLRLDSENPVADAESIVAKAIRDGAIDATIDHANGWMVSKETGDVYSTNEPQIAFNSRIAFCLNMHNEAVKALRFPPNSHKEKESAEKRRERLQQEEELAKHMAEEDDDDF, encoded by the exons gccaccgcccgcgGCCTCCACCTTGCAGC ATCTGAAGGAGATCGCGTCGGTGATCGAGGCCGGGTCGCTGACCAAGGAGGTTCGCCGGAtctcccgcgccgtgcgcctcaccgtcgcgctccgccgccgcctcgccgcccgtgacgtcgccgccttcctcgcctTCGCGCTGCCGCATTCCTCGGAAGCCTTCGCCCGCCTTTCCTCCCTCCTGCCCAAG GAAGATGGGAGTGAAATGGATGTTGATTTGGCAGCTCCAGCGGCTCAAGTGTCAATTAAGCATGGTCTCCCAGAGATTGAAATATACTGTTACTTGCTTGTGCTGATTTTCCTTATTGATAATAAGAAATATGATGAG GCTAAAGCATGTGCTTCTGCAAGCATTACTCGTTTGAAGAATCTTAACAGGAGAACAGTCGATGTTTTAGCTTCTAGGGTTTTCACCTATTACTCTTATGTCCACGAACTCACCAGCAGCCTTGCTGAAATTCGTGG AACTCTTCTGGCATTGCACAGAATGGCAACTTTACATCGTGATGAGCTTGGTCAG GAAACTCTACTCAACCTGCTTCTTCGCAACTACCTGCACTACAACTTGTATGACCAAGCAGAAAAGCTTAGGTCCAAGGCACCGCGTTTTGAAGCACATTCTAATCAGCAG TTCTGCAGGTATCTGTTCTACTTGGGAAAAATTAGGACAATTCAGTTGGAGTACACTGATGCAAAGGAAAGCCTACTGCAAGCTGCTCGAAAGGCACCCACTACAGCTCGTGGGTTCCGAGTTCAGTGCAACAAGTGGGCTATCATAGTGAGATTACTTTTAGGAGAAATACCAGAGAGAACTGTTTTTATGCAGAAAGGAATGAAGGCTGCTTTGGCACCATATTTTGAGCTTACAAAT GCTGTTCGAGTTGGGGACCTTGAATTGTTCAGAGCAGTGGCAGAAAAATTTGCTAGCACTTTCAGCGCGGATAGGACGCGCAATTTGATAGTGAGGCTGCGCCACAATGTCATTCGGACTGGATTGCGCAACATAAGCATTTCATACTCACGGATCTCCCTTGCTGACATTGCCAAGAAGCTGAGGTTGGACTCAGAGAACCCTGTTGCTGATGCTGAAAGTATTGTAGCCAAAGCAATCAGGGATGGGGCAATTGATGCCACCATTGATCATGCCAATGGTTGGATGGTGTCAAAAGAGACTGGTGATGTCTACTCAACGAATGAGCCACAGATTGCTTTCAATTCAAGGATTGCATTTTGCTTGAACATGCACAACGAAGCGGTCAAAGCACTGAGGTTCCCTCCGAATTCTCACAAGGAAAAGGAGAGTGCTGAGAAGAGGCGCGAGAGGCTCCAACAGGAGGAAGAACTAGCAAAACACATGGctgaggaggacgatgacgactTTTAG